In Silene latifolia isolate original U9 population chromosome X, ASM4854445v1, whole genome shotgun sequence, the following proteins share a genomic window:
- the LOC141618448 gene encoding plastid division protein PDV1-like isoform X1: MKWEMEIEEVEAVLEKIWDLHDKLSDAIHSISRTHFLNSTKSLKNPAFFNNKSHFSDNNVGNTNGFVFVKDIDKDLSAVSEAKSLNSIRSALEHLEDQLEFFHTVQVQQRAERDVAIARLEESRMILALKLAEHHGKKYKVIDEAINFVGDVRDASYFTGPENLSNPHPTAPTQHSMVPKGDNSNILVRVLLSGFGSAKKTLQLDKMGGVLGNAALFTLSMLALLHLHQVTDKGNNDNFNKSVKQARIGKKLSRLDGYLDVRLARG, from the exons ATGAAATGGGAAATGGAGATCGAAGAAGTTGAAGCAGTTTTAGAAAAAATATGGGATTTGCATGACAAACTTAGTGATGCAATTCACTCTATTTCTCGTACCCATTTCCTTAATTCCACTAAATCCCTCAAAAATCCCGCCTTTTTTAACAACAAATCCCATTTTTCCGACAATAACGTAGGTAATACTAATGGGTTTGTTTTTGTTAAGGATATTGATAAGGATTTGTCTGCTGTTTCGGAAGCGAAGAGTCTTAATTCCATTCGTTCTGCCCTTGAACATCTTGAAGACCAGCTTGAGTTTTTTCAt ACTGTACAGGTGCAACAACGTGCTGAAAGGGATGTTGCAATCGCTCGATTAGAGGAGAGCCGCATGATTCTTGCTTTAAAATTGGCTGAACACCACGGGAAAAAATACAAAGTGATAGACGAAGCTATAAATTTTGTAGGCGATGTTCGAGATGCTAGCTACTTCACTGGACCCGAGAATCTTTCCAATCCTCATCCTACTGCACCTACCCAACATTCTATGGTACCAAAAGGGGATAACTCAAACATTCTGGTAAGGGTTCTGTTGTCGGGTTTCGGTTCTGCCAAGAAAACACTACAACTCGACAAAATGGGCGGAGTTCTTGGAAACGCTGCTTTATTTACCCTCAGCATGCTTGCATTACTGCATCTACATCAAGTGACTGATAAGGGTAATAATGACAATTTCAACAAAAGTGTGAAGCAAGCCAGAATCGGGAAGAAATTGAGTCGGTTGGATGGTTACTTGGATGTACGATTGGCGAGAGGCTAA
- the LOC141618448 gene encoding plastid division protein PDV1-like isoform X2, whose amino-acid sequence MKWEMEIEEVEAVLEKIWDLHDKLSDAIHSISRTHFLNSTKSLKNPAFFNNKSHFSDNNVGNTNGFVFVKDIDKDLSAVSEAKSLNSIRSALEHLEDQLEFFHVQQRAERDVAIARLEESRMILALKLAEHHGKKYKVIDEAINFVGDVRDASYFTGPENLSNPHPTAPTQHSMVPKGDNSNILVRVLLSGFGSAKKTLQLDKMGGVLGNAALFTLSMLALLHLHQVTDKGNNDNFNKSVKQARIGKKLSRLDGYLDVRLARG is encoded by the exons ATGAAATGGGAAATGGAGATCGAAGAAGTTGAAGCAGTTTTAGAAAAAATATGGGATTTGCATGACAAACTTAGTGATGCAATTCACTCTATTTCTCGTACCCATTTCCTTAATTCCACTAAATCCCTCAAAAATCCCGCCTTTTTTAACAACAAATCCCATTTTTCCGACAATAACGTAGGTAATACTAATGGGTTTGTTTTTGTTAAGGATATTGATAAGGATTTGTCTGCTGTTTCGGAAGCGAAGAGTCTTAATTCCATTCGTTCTGCCCTTGAACATCTTGAAGACCAGCTTGAGTTTTTTCAt GTGCAACAACGTGCTGAAAGGGATGTTGCAATCGCTCGATTAGAGGAGAGCCGCATGATTCTTGCTTTAAAATTGGCTGAACACCACGGGAAAAAATACAAAGTGATAGACGAAGCTATAAATTTTGTAGGCGATGTTCGAGATGCTAGCTACTTCACTGGACCCGAGAATCTTTCCAATCCTCATCCTACTGCACCTACCCAACATTCTATGGTACCAAAAGGGGATAACTCAAACATTCTGGTAAGGGTTCTGTTGTCGGGTTTCGGTTCTGCCAAGAAAACACTACAACTCGACAAAATGGGCGGAGTTCTTGGAAACGCTGCTTTATTTACCCTCAGCATGCTTGCATTACTGCATCTACATCAAGTGACTGATAAGGGTAATAATGACAATTTCAACAAAAGTGTGAAGCAAGCCAGAATCGGGAAGAAATTGAGTCGGTTGGATGGTTACTTGGATGTACGATTGGCGAGAGGCTAA